Proteins encoded within one genomic window of Flavobacterium sp. NG2:
- a CDS encoding ABC1 kinase family protein — protein sequence MKTIDYIPTSKIERATKLVQTGAKVGVNYLKYYGEKIVNPELNKDKLNQDNAEDIYDGLKNLKGSALKVAQMLSMDKNFLPQAYVEKFSLSQFSVPPLSAPLVLKTFKNNFGKTPYELFDEFNPNSVNAASIGQVHLALKNNKKLAVKIQYPGVANSISSDLALVKPVAIRMFNLQGKDSDKYFKEVEDKLIEETNYTLELQQSQEIANACSRIPNLNLPTYYPEFSSEKILTMDWMQGVHLSEFENDNPIVANKLGQALWDFYMYQIHVLKKVHADPHPGNFLVNENQELVALDFGCMKTIPMDFYIPYFELINKEIIDNETLFREKLFKLEILREDDSEDEKKYFTQMFYDLLSLFTQPFQSATFDFSNPAFFESIAQLGERFSNDTNLKKMNGNRGSKHFIYMNRTFFGLYNLMFDLKANITVNQYQNIPS from the coding sequence ATGAAAACAATCGACTATATCCCAACCTCAAAAATTGAAAGAGCTACTAAATTGGTTCAAACAGGAGCTAAAGTAGGTGTAAACTACCTTAAATATTATGGTGAAAAAATAGTTAATCCAGAGCTCAACAAGGACAAACTCAATCAAGATAATGCCGAAGACATTTATGACGGCCTGAAAAACTTAAAAGGAAGTGCGCTAAAAGTAGCTCAGATGTTAAGTATGGATAAAAACTTCCTTCCACAAGCCTATGTAGAGAAATTCTCTTTATCTCAATTTTCAGTCCCTCCCTTATCCGCTCCTTTGGTACTTAAAACTTTCAAGAATAATTTTGGAAAAACACCTTATGAATTGTTTGACGAATTCAACCCCAATTCGGTAAATGCTGCCAGTATAGGTCAAGTACATTTGGCACTAAAAAACAATAAAAAGTTAGCCGTAAAAATTCAATATCCAGGAGTGGCTAATAGTATATCATCGGATTTAGCCTTAGTCAAACCTGTCGCTATCCGAATGTTTAATCTTCAAGGAAAAGACTCCGACAAGTATTTTAAAGAAGTTGAAGATAAATTAATTGAAGAAACAAATTACACGCTTGAATTACAACAAAGTCAAGAAATAGCAAACGCCTGTAGCCGAATTCCAAACCTAAATCTCCCTACTTACTATCCTGAATTTTCTTCAGAAAAAATCCTAACTATGGATTGGATGCAAGGAGTCCATTTGTCTGAATTTGAAAATGATAATCCTATTGTTGCGAATAAACTGGGACAAGCCCTTTGGGATTTTTATATGTACCAAATCCATGTCTTGAAAAAAGTACATGCTGACCCACACCCAGGTAATTTTTTGGTGAATGAAAACCAAGAACTAGTTGCATTAGACTTTGGCTGTATGAAAACCATTCCGATGGATTTCTACATCCCATATTTTGAATTAATAAACAAAGAAATTATTGATAACGAAACTCTTTTCAGAGAAAAACTATTCAAATTAGAGATTCTAAGAGAGGATGATTCTGAGGATGAAAAGAAATATTTCACTCAAATGTTCTATGATTTACTTTCGTTATTTACGCAACCTTTTCAATCAGCGACCTTTGACTTTTCAAATCCTGCTTTTTTTGAAAGTATTGCGCAACTAGGCGAACGGTTTTCTAACGACACTAATCTCAAGAAAATGAACGGAAATAGAGGATCTAAACACTTCATTTACATGAATCGAACCTTCTTTGGGCTTTATAATTTAATGTTTGATTTAAAAGCAAACATCACGGTTAATCAGTATCAAAATATACCATCATGA
- a CDS encoding TIGR03643 family protein: protein MKRALTSIEIDRIIEMAWEDRTPFEAILFQFGLNESDVITLMRNQIKASSFKRWRKRVQGRKTKHGQLRTFLKGRFKCALQRQISNNSISKR from the coding sequence ATGAAAAGAGCACTTACTTCCATTGAAATCGACCGAATCATTGAAATGGCTTGGGAAGACCGAACACCATTTGAAGCCATCCTATTTCAATTTGGACTTAACGAATCGGATGTGATAACACTAATGCGAAACCAAATTAAAGCTTCTAGTTTTAAAAGATGGCGCAAAAGAGTTCAAGGACGAAAAACGAAACACGGACAATTAAGAACCTTCCTAAAAGGTCGGTTTAAATGTGCTTTACAAAGACAAATAAGCAATAATTCTATATCAAAAAGATGA
- a CDS encoding SDR family oxidoreductase — protein sequence MKETLIIGGSKGIGKAILMQQLENNKAYNISRTAPEISHPNLVHYSLDITKDELPEINSLDHLVYCPGSINLKPIGSLSVEDFRNDFEINVIGAVKAIHKYLPVLKKGNAPSILLFSTVAAKLGMPYHASVAASKSAVEGLIKSLGAELAGNIRINGIAPTITDTSLAANILRNDRMKENMIERHPMKGYLNPIEVAEMADFLLSKKAKSISGQIIPMDYGIVSFKI from the coding sequence ATGAAAGAAACACTAATCATAGGCGGAAGTAAAGGCATTGGAAAAGCAATCCTAATGCAACAACTCGAAAACAATAAAGCCTACAATATCAGCCGAACTGCACCTGAGATTTCACATCCTAACTTGGTACATTATTCATTGGATATTACCAAGGATGAATTGCCTGAGATCAATTCACTCGATCATTTAGTGTACTGCCCAGGTTCCATCAATCTCAAACCCATTGGTAGTTTGAGCGTGGAAGATTTTAGAAATGATTTTGAAATAAATGTCATTGGCGCTGTAAAAGCCATACATAAATATTTACCAGTATTAAAAAAAGGGAATGCGCCTTCTATCCTATTATTTAGTACTGTGGCAGCCAAACTCGGAATGCCCTATCATGCAAGTGTTGCCGCTTCAAAATCAGCAGTCGAAGGCCTAATAAAATCACTTGGAGCCGAATTAGCAGGAAACATTCGCATAAACGGGATTGCTCCTACAATAACAGATACCTCACTTGCTGCAAACATATTACGCAACGACCGAATGAAAGAAAACATGATAGAACGACACCCTATGAAAGGTTATTTAAATCCTATCGAAGTCGCTGAAATGGCTGATTTCTTATTATCTAAAAAAGCAAAATCAATCTCTGGACAAATTATCCCTATGGATTACGGTATTGTCTCCTTTAAAATTTAA
- a CDS encoding SDR family oxidoreductase encodes MKILLTGATGYIGKRLLPLLAEQGHDIICCVRDKNRFNFPEKYRTQITIIEVDFTIKETLKNIPTNIDAAYYLIHSMSVSATNYDELERISAENFIAQLNQTTVKQVIYLSGIVNDKNLSKHLASRKQVEEILNQANFATTTLRAGIIVGSGSASFEIIRDLVNKLPIMITPKWLNTKCQPIGISDVLLFLSKTLHNPQTYNKSFDIGGPDILTYKEMLLAFAKAKKLTRYIFTVPIMTPKLSSYWLYFVTSTSYKLAVSLVSSMKVEVVCKNNDINKIVNITPISYEEALAKALNKEQEDNVASSWKDSLISGRFNTNISQFIKVPKKDCFIDRRKKEIKDHNYTINKIWSIGGENGWYYADWLWGLRGFIDKLFGGVGARRGRTNKQNINAGDTLDFWRVLYANKDEGKLILYAEMKLPGEAWLEFKIINNYLYQSATFKPKGFLGKLYWYSVLPFHGFIFNGMLNKLIG; translated from the coding sequence ATGAAAATTCTCTTAACAGGTGCAACAGGCTATATCGGAAAACGACTTCTACCCCTTTTGGCGGAGCAAGGTCACGATATTATCTGTTGTGTGAGAGATAAAAATCGTTTTAATTTTCCTGAAAAATATAGAACCCAAATCACCATCATTGAAGTCGATTTTACCATAAAAGAAACCTTAAAAAACATTCCTACAAACATTGATGCGGCTTATTATTTAATTCATTCCATGTCTGTTTCGGCTACGAATTACGATGAACTCGAACGAATTTCTGCTGAGAATTTCATTGCTCAACTCAATCAAACAACTGTAAAACAAGTTATTTACTTAAGTGGCATAGTCAATGATAAAAACTTATCTAAACATCTGGCTTCACGCAAACAAGTAGAAGAAATTCTAAATCAAGCTAATTTTGCCACAACTACTTTGCGTGCTGGAATCATCGTGGGTTCGGGCAGTGCTTCATTTGAAATCATAAGGGATTTGGTCAACAAACTTCCTATCATGATAACACCTAAATGGTTAAATACCAAATGCCAACCCATAGGAATCTCGGATGTATTGCTATTTCTATCCAAAACATTACACAATCCACAAACCTATAATAAAAGTTTTGACATTGGTGGACCAGATATTTTAACCTATAAAGAGATGTTATTGGCTTTCGCCAAAGCAAAAAAACTAACGCGTTACATATTCACCGTTCCCATAATGACTCCCAAATTATCCTCTTACTGGCTCTATTTTGTTACCTCTACTTCATATAAACTTGCCGTATCTCTCGTAAGTAGCATGAAGGTCGAAGTCGTTTGTAAAAACAATGACATTAATAAAATAGTAAATATCACCCCTATATCGTATGAAGAAGCGCTTGCCAAGGCACTAAACAAAGAACAGGAAGATAATGTAGCCTCGAGTTGGAAAGATTCCTTAATCAGTGGCCGTTTCAATACTAATATCTCTCAATTCATCAAAGTCCCAAAAAAGGATTGTTTCATAGATAGACGCAAAAAAGAAATCAAAGACCATAACTATACCATTAATAAAATCTGGTCTATAGGTGGCGAAAACGGTTGGTATTATGCAGACTGGCTATGGGGATTAAGAGGTTTTATAGACAAACTTTTTGGTGGCGTGGGCGCTAGACGTGGGCGTACCAATAAACAAAATATAAACGCAGGTGACACACTAGATTTCTGGCGCGTATTGTACGCTAATAAAGACGAAGGAAAACTAATTCTATATGCCGAGATGAAACTTCCAGGCGAAGCTTGGCTTGAATTCAAAATCATCAACAACTACTTATATCAATCGGCTACTTTTAAACCAAAAGGTTTTTTAGGAAAACTCTATTGGTACTCGGTTTTACCTTTTCACGGATTCATTTTCAACGGCATGTTGAATAAATTAATTGGCTAG
- a CDS encoding deoxyribodipyrimidine photo-lyase, with product MTKEKVTIFWFRRDLRLDDNLGLYQALQSDFPVIPIFIFDDSILENLPRNDARVGFIYDSLAGINVTLNKIDSSLLVKKGTVMSVWESLIESYDIQEVHLNKDYEPYAIQRDHSVAALLQKNTIAFYSHKDQVIFEENEITKADGLPYTVYTPYKNKWLEKFKTLLPITAYATADYFSKFYQSNFDFPSLKNIGFEESAIKVKPHNLSQIKTYHETRDFPALNSTSYLSPHLRFGTVSVRKLAQWASKTNAVFLSELIWREFFMQILFHFPKVVTNNFKASYDGIQWRNNEEEFKKWCSGNTGYPMVDAGMRELNATGYMHNRVRMVVASFLCKHLLISWQWGEAYFAERLLDYDLSANVGNWQWAAGTGCDAAPYFRVFNPEIQLKKFDEKGIYIRKWIPEFDLGYGEPMVEHAFARDRAIATYKAGILK from the coding sequence ATGACAAAAGAAAAAGTAACAATTTTTTGGTTCCGGCGCGATTTACGTTTGGATGATAATCTAGGATTGTATCAAGCTTTACAATCTGATTTTCCTGTAATTCCTATTTTTATTTTTGACGATTCCATTTTAGAGAATTTACCCAGAAATGATGCTAGAGTCGGATTTATTTATGATTCGTTAGCTGGGATTAATGTAACGTTAAATAAGATAGATAGTTCACTTTTGGTTAAAAAAGGAACTGTAATGTCTGTTTGGGAGTCTTTAATTGAAAGCTATGATATTCAAGAAGTACATTTGAATAAAGATTATGAGCCGTATGCAATTCAACGTGACCACTCAGTTGCAGCACTTTTACAAAAGAATACTATTGCTTTTTATTCTCACAAAGATCAAGTCATTTTTGAAGAAAACGAAATTACAAAAGCCGATGGTTTGCCTTATACCGTTTATACGCCTTATAAAAATAAATGGTTGGAAAAGTTTAAAACGCTCTTGCCAATAACAGCCTACGCAACAGCTGATTATTTTTCTAAATTCTATCAGAGCAATTTTGATTTTCCATCATTAAAAAATATCGGTTTTGAGGAAAGTGCTATTAAAGTGAAACCTCATAATTTATCACAAATAAAGACCTATCATGAAACTCGTGATTTTCCAGCACTGAATTCCACTTCGTATTTGTCACCACATTTGCGTTTTGGGACTGTTAGCGTTCGGAAGTTAGCGCAATGGGCGTCTAAAACCAATGCTGTTTTTTTGAGTGAATTGATTTGGCGTGAATTTTTTATGCAAATATTGTTTCATTTCCCTAAAGTAGTGACAAATAATTTCAAGGCTTCGTATGACGGTATTCAATGGCGTAATAATGAGGAAGAGTTTAAAAAATGGTGTTCCGGAAATACAGGCTATCCGATGGTTGATGCCGGTATGCGCGAACTGAATGCTACAGGTTATATGCACAACCGTGTGCGTATGGTGGTAGCGAGTTTTTTATGCAAGCATTTATTAATCAGTTGGCAATGGGGTGAGGCTTATTTTGCTGAGAGATTATTAGATTATGATTTGTCAGCCAATGTAGGGAACTGGCAATGGGCAGCGGGAACGGGCTGCGATGCGGCGCCGTATTTTAGAGTATTCAACCCTGAAATTCAATTGAAAAAGTTTGACGAAAAAGGAATTTATATTCGAAAATGGATTCCGGAGTTTGATTTGGGTTATGGCGAACCGATGGTAGAACATGCTTTTGCTCGGGATAGAGCGATTGCTACTTATAAGGCAGGGATTTTGAAATGA
- a CDS encoding SRPBCC family protein, which yields MKLYKKETVQYVNASLDECWAFFSNPKNLQKITPEDMGFIITDYDGKSMYAGQIIQYKVSPLLGIKLPWVTEITIVKDRSYFIDEQRFGPYAMWHHKHFFEATDKGVKMTDVVHYGLPLGFLGQIMNTLVVKNKLKAIFEHRERMVNEIFNS from the coding sequence ATGAAACTTTATAAAAAGGAAACAGTACAGTATGTTAATGCTAGTCTTGATGAATGTTGGGCTTTCTTTTCTAATCCAAAGAATTTGCAAAAAATAACGCCTGAAGACATGGGGTTTATCATCACAGATTATGATGGAAAATCAATGTATGCAGGTCAGATTATTCAGTATAAGGTTAGTCCGCTTTTAGGGATTAAATTGCCTTGGGTTACTGAAATTACAATTGTAAAAGACCGAAGTTATTTTATAGACGAACAGCGTTTTGGTCCTTATGCGATGTGGCATCACAAACATTTTTTTGAAGCTACTGACAAAGGAGTGAAAATGACGGATGTTGTGCATTATGGGTTGCCGTTAGGCTTTTTAGGTCAAATAATGAATACATTAGTTGTTAAAAATAAATTGAAAGCCATTTTTGAACACCGTGAAAGAATGGTGAATGAAATTTTTAATTCATAA
- a CDS encoding lycopene cyclase domain-containing protein, whose product MSLYLILNIASFIIPFLYSFEKRMQYSKRWKSLFPALLTTAVFFIIWDVLFTKMGVWHFNPRYHTGIEILGLPIEEWLFFFCIPYASLFIHFAFQYFLPKVALSDVTVKRIYWGIVIVIFPVLIFNLDKWYTAVNYGFLLLLLTYTIRKTPTVLKTFFITFLIILIPFAIVNGILTGSFIDEPVVYYNDAENLGIRLVTIPIEDVGYAFSMLLMTLVLMYQSENKLKRNETL is encoded by the coding sequence ATGTCACTATATCTAATTCTAAATATCGCTTCTTTCATCATTCCGTTTTTATACAGTTTTGAAAAAAGAATGCAGTATAGTAAACGTTGGAAATCTTTATTTCCTGCTTTGTTGACAACAGCTGTGTTTTTTATTATTTGGGATGTGTTATTCACTAAAATGGGTGTTTGGCATTTTAATCCAAGGTATCATACAGGTATTGAAATTCTAGGTTTGCCCATTGAGGAATGGTTGTTCTTTTTTTGTATTCCTTATGCAAGTTTATTCATTCATTTTGCTTTTCAATATTTTTTGCCCAAAGTGGCTTTGAGTGATGTGACTGTGAAAAGGATATATTGGGGAATCGTGATTGTGATTTTTCCAGTCCTCATCTTCAATTTAGACAAATGGTATACGGCAGTCAATTATGGTTTTTTATTACTGTTGTTGACTTATACTATTCGTAAAACGCCAACTGTTTTAAAAACGTTTTTTATAACCTTCTTAATAATATTGATTCCTTTTGCAATTGTCAACGGAATCTTAACAGGAAGTTTTATAGACGAACCGGTGGTGTATTATAATGATGCTGAAAATTTAGGCATTCGGCTGGTTACTATTCCTATTGAAGATGTAGGTTATGCTTTTTCGATGTTATTAATGACTTTGGTATTAATGTATCAATCTGAAAATAAATTAAAACGAAATGAAACTTTATAA
- a CDS encoding sterol desaturase family protein has translation MIYFLITLGVFLLMECVTWLTHKYVMHGFMWYFHEDHHQPKYANVFERNDIFFVIFAIPSIILFYYGAEANFNYLFFIGLGITLYGFCYFMIHDVLIHQRFKWFKNTKNKYLIGLRKAHKVHHKHLGKEEGECFGMLFVPFKYWKK, from the coding sequence ATGATTTATTTTTTAATAACCCTCGGAGTCTTTTTATTGATGGAGTGCGTCACATGGTTGACACATAAATACGTTATGCATGGATTTATGTGGTATTTTCATGAAGACCATCACCAACCTAAATACGCCAATGTTTTTGAACGTAATGATATATTCTTTGTGATTTTTGCCATTCCGAGTATTATACTTTTCTATTATGGAGCTGAGGCTAATTTTAATTATTTGTTTTTTATAGGCCTTGGCATAACACTTTATGGCTTTTGCTATTTTATGATACACGATGTATTGATTCACCAACGTTTTAAATGGTTCAAAAACACCAAGAATAAATATTTAATAGGACTAAGAAAAGCGCATAAAGTACATCATAAGCATTTAGGCAAAGAAGAAGGCGAATGTTTTGGGATGTTGTTTGTTCCTTTTAAGTATTGGAAAAAGTAA
- a CDS encoding phytoene/squalene synthase family protein, protein MKELFDTVSFKCSKLVTKNYSTSFSLAVYMLSPSIRDAIYSIYGFVRFADEIVDSFHGYDKEFLINDFEKEYYKAYKAGISLNPILNSFQHTVKEYNITDDLVQAFMKSMKLDLVKQNYDSQEEYNEYIYGSADVVGLMCLKVFVKGNEEKYNQLKAEAMRLGSAFQKVNFLRDLKDDNLILNRNYFPGVDLKSFDEKSKKSIIDEIEEDFKIAYQGIVKLPIEAKFGVYTAYVYYKKLLYKLEKTPSHQIGNARIRVSNYTKFGLLAKSFVSYKLKLV, encoded by the coding sequence ATGAAGGAATTATTTGATACCGTTTCGTTTAAGTGCAGTAAGTTGGTCACTAAAAACTATAGCACCTCTTTTTCATTGGCCGTTTATATGTTGTCTCCAAGTATACGAGACGCCATTTATAGCATTTATGGTTTTGTACGTTTTGCTGACGAGATTGTAGATTCTTTTCATGGCTATGATAAAGAGTTTCTAATCAATGATTTCGAAAAAGAATATTATAAAGCCTATAAGGCTGGGATTAGTTTGAACCCGATATTAAATTCATTTCAGCACACAGTCAAAGAATATAATATTACTGATGATTTAGTGCAAGCTTTTATGAAAAGTATGAAATTGGATTTGGTGAAGCAAAATTACGATAGCCAAGAAGAGTACAATGAATATATCTATGGTTCTGCTGATGTTGTAGGATTGATGTGTTTGAAAGTTTTTGTAAAAGGAAATGAAGAAAAGTATAACCAACTTAAGGCCGAAGCGATGCGATTGGGATCAGCTTTTCAAAAAGTGAATTTCTTACGGGATTTGAAAGACGATAACTTGATTTTGAATCGCAATTATTTTCCTGGTGTAGATTTAAAATCATTTGATGAAAAATCCAAAAAATCCATTATCGATGAGATTGAAGAAGATTTCAAAATCGCGTATCAGGGTATTGTTAAGTTGCCTATCGAAGCTAAATTTGGGGTTTATACCGCTTATGTTTACTATAAAAAGCTATTATATAAATTAGAAAAAACGCCTTCACACCAAATAGGAAATGCCAGAATTAGGGTGTCTAATTATACCAAGTTTGGTTTGTTGGCCAAGTCATTTGTGTCCTATAAATTAAAATTAGTGTAA
- a CDS encoding phytoene desaturase family protein yields the protein MKKNISIIGSGFSALAASCYLAKAGHQVTVFEKNESIGGRARQFKADGFTFDMGPSWYWMPDVFERFFADFGKKTTDYYELVKLSPAYNVYYGMSDCVAIADNLNDIEQTFESIEKGSGKHLRDFMAVAKSNYDIAIKDLVYRPGVSPLELVTLETTIKLGQFFSTISKDVRKKFKNKKLIQILEFPVLFLGAKPSDTPSFYSFMNYADFGLGTWHPKTGMFDVVRAMENLAIELGVNFKTNSNIQKIIVEDKIAKAIVVNGERIDSDIVLSGADYHHTETLLDEKHRAYSEKYWNSRVFAPSSLLFYVGFNKKIKNVSHHALFFDVDFEQHAKDIYDEPQWPAEPLFYANFPSMTDKTAAPEGMESGFFLIPLAPGIHDTEALRTEYFDKIINRFETITQQKVKENIVYSKSFCKNDFVSEYNSYKGNAYGMANTLLQTAFLRPKLKSKKVQHLFFTGQLTVPGPGVPPALISGKLVSELINKQLLES from the coding sequence ATGAAAAAAAATATTTCCATAATAGGTTCTGGTTTTTCTGCTTTGGCAGCTTCTTGTTATTTGGCTAAAGCTGGTCATCAAGTGACTGTTTTTGAGAAGAATGAATCTATTGGTGGCAGAGCCAGACAATTTAAAGCGGATGGTTTTACATTTGATATGGGACCAAGTTGGTATTGGATGCCTGATGTTTTTGAACGTTTTTTTGCTGATTTTGGCAAAAAAACAACCGATTATTATGAGCTAGTAAAACTTTCTCCAGCCTACAACGTATATTATGGTATGAGTGATTGTGTTGCCATAGCTGATAATTTAAACGATATTGAACAAACTTTTGAATCCATTGAAAAGGGGAGTGGAAAACACTTACGTGATTTTATGGCTGTAGCCAAAAGTAATTACGATATCGCGATCAAAGACTTAGTGTATCGTCCGGGAGTTTCGCCTCTCGAATTGGTAACTCTGGAAACAACTATAAAGCTAGGACAGTTTTTTAGCACTATTAGTAAAGATGTCCGTAAGAAGTTTAAAAATAAAAAACTTATTCAGATTCTGGAATTTCCTGTTTTATTTTTAGGCGCTAAACCTTCGGATACGCCATCGTTTTATAGTTTTATGAATTATGCCGACTTTGGTTTAGGAACTTGGCATCCTAAAACAGGAATGTTTGATGTGGTGAGAGCCATGGAAAATTTAGCCATCGAATTAGGGGTGAATTTCAAAACCAATTCGAATATCCAAAAGATTATAGTTGAAGATAAAATAGCCAAAGCTATAGTTGTCAATGGCGAGCGAATCGATTCGGATATTGTTTTAAGTGGTGCAGATTACCATCACACTGAAACGCTTTTGGATGAAAAACATAGAGCCTATTCTGAAAAATACTGGAACAGTCGCGTTTTTGCCCCTTCATCATTGTTGTTTTATGTGGGGTTTAATAAAAAAATAAAAAATGTATCGCATCATGCTTTGTTTTTTGATGTCGATTTTGAGCAACATGCAAAAGATATTTATGATGAACCTCAATGGCCTGCAGAGCCTTTGTTTTATGCTAATTTTCCATCCATGACGGATAAAACAGCAGCTCCTGAGGGAATGGAATCTGGTTTTTTCTTAATTCCACTAGCGCCAGGAATTCACGATACGGAGGCATTGAGAACGGAATATTTTGATAAAATAATAAACCGCTTTGAAACGATTACTCAGCAAAAGGTTAAAGAAAACATCGTTTATTCAAAATCATTTTGCAAAAATGATTTCGTTTCAGAATACAACTCGTATAAAGGCAATGCCTATGGAATGGCTAATACCTTATTACAAACTGCTTTTTTACGGCCGAAATTGAAAAGTAAAAAAGTACAACATTTATTTTTCACGGGACAATTAACTGTTCCTGGACCTGGAGTTCCACCTGCATTAATTTCAGGAAAACTTGTTTCAGAATTAATCAATAAGCAACTTTTAGAATCATAA
- a CDS encoding MerR family transcriptional regulator: MINNIKTTFTIKDLENLSGVKAHTIRIWEKRYDLFCPIRTETNIRVYDLKSLQKLLNVVFLQDYGYKISRIASCTEEEIPEFVRKIVSDKNADNHAINMFKLAMMNFDHSLFINTYNWLAQEKTFRQIFQDVFIPLLEEIGALWQTDTITPAHEHFVSHIIRQKVLLNIHEASVNQPTQLDKVFVLFLPLNEIHDLGLLYLNYEIVNSGYQVIYLGESMPIDNLKDLKNHFSTIVFVSYFTVQPENGEVMEYIAQMAVELLDETNEIWLLGRKVKDVETNLLPERVTVFNALTDLFHKL; the protein is encoded by the coding sequence ATGATAAACAATATTAAAACTACGTTTACAATAAAGGATCTGGAGAACCTTTCAGGTGTTAAAGCTCATACCATTCGTATTTGGGAAAAGAGGTATGATTTATTTTGCCCTATTCGCACTGAAACTAATATTAGAGTCTATGATTTGAAAAGTCTTCAAAAGCTTTTGAATGTTGTTTTTTTACAAGATTATGGATATAAAATTTCAAGAATAGCCAGCTGCACAGAAGAGGAAATTCCCGAGTTTGTTAGAAAAATAGTTTCAGATAAAAATGCGGATAATCACGCCATTAATATGTTTAAGTTAGCAATGATGAATTTTGATCATTCGTTGTTTATTAATACATATAATTGGTTAGCGCAAGAGAAAACATTTCGTCAAATATTTCAAGATGTTTTTATTCCTTTATTAGAAGAAATAGGTGCTTTATGGCAAACCGATACAATTACTCCGGCTCATGAACATTTTGTGAGTCATATTATTAGACAAAAAGTATTATTAAATATTCATGAAGCAAGCGTAAATCAGCCCACACAACTTGATAAGGTTTTTGTGTTGTTTTTGCCATTGAATGAAATTCACGATTTAGGCTTGTTGTATTTGAATTATGAGATAGTCAATAGCGGCTATCAAGTAATTTATCTGGGTGAAAGTATGCCTATTGACAATTTAAAAGATTTAAAGAATCATTTTTCAACAATAGTGTTTGTGTCTTATTTTACAGTTCAACCAGAAAACGGTGAAGTCATGGAATATATAGCACAAATGGCAGTAGAATTATTGGACGAAACTAATGAAATTTGGCTTTTAGGAAGAAAGGTAAAAGATGTGGAAACAAACCTATTGCCAGAACGTGTTACTGTTTTTAATGCTTTAACGGACTTGTTCCATAAATTATAA
- a CDS encoding alpha/beta hydrolase, protein MKKIDMDIPLKSVTLKGSLVIPEKAKGIVVFSNGSGSNRANSRTKFLAELLQKCNIGTLVFDLLTEEEELVYENKYNIDLLVSRLIETTEWLMQKKSIKDLPIGYLGSNTGAAAAMRAAAYFGKVIKAVVSRGGRPDMVINTLNQISAPTLLIVGGIDVPIIGMNKMAFDELQSIKEMKIIPRATQLFKEPGKLQEAAEMAITWFNRHFSKKEQLSY, encoded by the coding sequence ATGAAAAAAATTGATATGGATATTCCATTAAAATCCGTAACACTAAAAGGAAGCTTAGTAATACCTGAAAAAGCCAAAGGAATTGTTGTGTTTTCAAATGGAAGTGGTTCAAATAGGGCAAATTCAAGAACAAAATTTTTAGCAGAATTACTTCAAAAATGCAATATTGGTACACTTGTATTTGATCTTCTTACTGAAGAAGAAGAATTGGTATACGAAAACAAATACAATATTGACCTTCTTGTTAGTCGATTGATTGAAACTACCGAATGGTTAATGCAAAAAAAATCAATAAAAGATTTACCTATTGGTTATCTGGGTTCCAACACTGGAGCAGCGGCAGCCATGAGAGCAGCAGCTTATTTTGGAAAAGTTATAAAAGCAGTTGTGTCCCGAGGAGGTAGACCTGACATGGTTATCAACACATTAAATCAAATTTCGGCTCCAACCTTATTAATTGTTGGAGGTATTGACGTTCCAATAATAGGTATGAATAAAATGGCCTTTGACGAACTACAATCCATCAAAGAAATGAAAATTATTCCTAGAGCCACACAACTATTCAAAGAACCAGGAAAACTACAAGAAGCAGCAGAAATGGCTATAACATGGTTTAATAGACATTTTAGCAAAAAAGAACAGTTATCATACTAA